In one window of Pseudooceanicola aestuarii DNA:
- a CDS encoding alpha/beta fold hydrolase yields MRDRQLILDGQVIHLREWGAVGLPRLVMLHGFPEYGAAWDDLAPLLADRFHCIAPDQRGYGQSAAPEEVSAYKARHLVADMAALIGALDAEAPQTAPLTVLGHDWGAAVAYGLAIARPDLVARLVILNGVHPGPFQRALNRGGAQAAASQYFHALRRDGAEEHLAADGYARLLGLFGHAMDMSWLSGARRARYLAEWSRPGRLRGMLNWYRASPIVVPEPGRTADASVPGPDHLPVTMPHLLIWGEADTALLPEATEGLEAYCTDLTRVTIPGADHWLIHQQPQRIARILRDWLPG; encoded by the coding sequence ATGCGCGACCGGCAGCTGATCTTGGACGGGCAGGTGATACACCTGCGCGAATGGGGCGCGGTAGGATTGCCGAGGCTGGTGATGCTGCACGGATTCCCGGAATACGGGGCTGCCTGGGACGACCTGGCGCCGCTGCTGGCCGACAGGTTCCACTGCATCGCCCCCGACCAGCGTGGCTATGGCCAAAGCGCCGCGCCCGAAGAGGTGTCGGCCTACAAGGCCCGGCATCTGGTGGCCGACATGGCGGCCCTGATCGGCGCGCTCGACGCCGAGGCGCCACAAACCGCGCCGCTGACCGTGCTGGGCCACGATTGGGGGGCGGCGGTGGCCTATGGGTTGGCCATTGCGCGGCCCGACCTGGTGGCGCGGCTGGTGATCCTGAACGGTGTGCATCCCGGCCCGTTCCAGCGGGCGTTGAACCGGGGCGGGGCACAGGCGGCAGCCTCGCAATATTTCCACGCCCTGCGTCGCGACGGGGCAGAGGAGCACCTGGCCGCCGACGGCTACGCCCGACTGCTGGGCCTTTTCGGGCATGCCATGGACATGTCCTGGCTGAGTGGCGCGCGCCGCGCCCGCTACCTGGCGGAATGGTCGCGCCCCGGGCGGCTGCGCGGGATGCTGAACTGGTACCGCGCCTCGCCCATCGTGGTGCCCGAGCCGGGCCGGACCGCCGACGCGTCGGTCCCCGGCCCGGACCACCTGCCGGTGACCATGCCCCACCTGCTGATCTGGGGAGAGGCCGACACAGCTCTCCTCCCCGAGGCCACCGAAGGGCTGGAGGCCTATTGCACCGACCTGACCCGCGTCACGATCCCCGGCGCCGACCACTGGCTGATCCACCAGCAACCGCAGCGGATCGCCCGGATCCTGCGCGACTGGCTGCCGGGCTGA
- a CDS encoding sulfotransferase family 2 domain-containing protein — translation MILSRGRNFLFIHIPKTGGTSMALALESRAMRDDLMLGDTPKAKRRRRKLQDAQTRGRLWKHSTLADLEGLVDAQETDSLFIFTLVRNPWDRLSSYYHWLRLQSFDHPAVHLSKALDFSAFIRYPAIAKSIRANPARTYLSTSAGEEKSSLYIRLERFEEDAVPLWRHLGFTLTLPRINLSGSVSSGGANLSRSDRIFISELCCEDIARFEYSAPE, via the coding sequence ATGATCCTGTCGCGCGGCCGCAATTTTCTGTTCATCCACATCCCCAAGACCGGCGGAACCTCCATGGCGCTGGCTCTGGAAAGTCGCGCAATGCGCGATGACCTGATGCTGGGAGACACGCCAAAGGCGAAAAGGCGCCGCCGGAAGTTGCAAGATGCCCAAACGCGCGGCCGTTTGTGGAAGCATTCCACCCTGGCAGACCTGGAGGGCCTCGTTGACGCACAGGAAACGGACAGCCTGTTCATTTTTACCCTGGTGCGCAATCCTTGGGATCGGCTTTCCAGCTATTACCATTGGCTCCGTCTGCAATCGTTCGATCATCCCGCCGTTCACCTGTCGAAGGCGCTCGATTTTTCTGCGTTCATTCGGTATCCGGCAATTGCGAAATCCATACGCGCAAACCCGGCGCGCACATATTTGTCGACCAGCGCAGGCGAGGAGAAATCCAGCCTTTACATCCGGTTGGAGCGATTCGAAGAGGATGCCGTGCCGCTCTGGCGTCATCTTGGTTTCACCCTGACGCTGCCGCGCATCAACCTGTCCGGTTCTGTGTCAAGTGGGGGCGCCAATCTGTCCAGATCCGACCGTATTTTCATATCGGAACTGTGTTGTGAAGATATCGCGAGATTTGAATACAGCGCCCCGGAATAG
- a CDS encoding DksA/TraR family C4-type zinc finger protein, with translation MAGGWSRDGAVSEQIEASIAEELARLKARPTPQGASLTHCAECDEPIPETRRQAVPGVKLCIDCQSERDPRRIARGGFNRRGSKDSQLK, from the coding sequence ATGGCCGGAGGATGGAGCCGCGACGGCGCGGTCAGCGAACAGATTGAGGCTTCCATCGCGGAGGAACTGGCCCGGCTGAAAGCCCGCCCGACCCCGCAGGGCGCCAGCCTGACCCATTGCGCGGAATGCGATGAGCCGATCCCTGAGACCCGCCGCCAAGCGGTGCCGGGGGTAAAGCTGTGCATCGACTGCCAATCCGAACGTGACCCCCGCCGCATCGCGCGCGGCGGCTTCAACCGGCGCGGGTCCAAGGACAGCCAGCTGAAATAG
- a CDS encoding phosphopentomutase — MARAFLVVMDSVGIGGAPDADQFFNGHLPDTGANTLAHIAQACAEGRAEDGRSGPLRLPHLDSLGLGAASALATGETPPGLGAPRRGIHAAASEISRGKDTPSGHWELAGVPVPWDWHYFPDTGPAFPDDLVADVCRLAGTDGLHGNCHASGTAIIAEHGAAHMRDGWPICYTSADSVFQIAAHEESFGLDRLQRLCADLAPTLHAMKVGRVISRPFVGVPGAFTRTANRRDFAIAPPAPTLCDWVTSAGRTVHAVGKIGDIFSMRGISDVAKGPDALLMEHLLRLTEEAGDGSLTFANFVEFDSLYGHRRDVSGYARALEWFDAGVGQLLDRLRPGDMLLITADHGNDPTWPGTDHTRERVPVLIAGLGQGAGGQCAFADVAATVAAHLDVPAQGPGRSLI; from the coding sequence ATGGCACGGGCCTTTCTGGTGGTGATGGACAGCGTCGGTATCGGCGGCGCGCCGGATGCCGATCAATTCTTCAACGGGCACCTGCCCGACACGGGTGCCAACACGCTGGCCCATATCGCCCAGGCCTGTGCCGAGGGTCGGGCCGAGGACGGCCGCAGCGGCCCGCTGCGGCTGCCGCATCTCGACAGTCTGGGCCTGGGCGCCGCCAGCGCGCTGGCCACCGGAGAGACGCCGCCGGGCCTGGGCGCGCCCCGGCGCGGCATCCATGCCGCCGCCAGCGAGATCAGCCGCGGCAAGGACACGCCCTCGGGCCATTGGGAACTGGCCGGCGTTCCGGTGCCCTGGGATTGGCACTACTTTCCCGACACCGGCCCTGCCTTCCCCGACGATCTGGTGGCAGACGTTTGCCGCCTGGCCGGGACCGACGGCCTTCACGGCAATTGCCACGCCTCCGGCACCGCGATCATCGCCGAACATGGCGCGGCGCATATGCGTGACGGCTGGCCAATCTGCTATACCTCTGCCGACAGCGTGTTCCAGATCGCCGCGCATGAAGAGAGTTTCGGCCTCGATCGGCTGCAACGCCTCTGTGCCGATCTGGCGCCGACGCTGCATGCGATGAAGGTCGGGCGCGTGATCTCCCGCCCCTTTGTCGGCGTGCCAGGGGCGTTCACCCGCACTGCCAACCGCCGCGATTTCGCCATCGCCCCGCCCGCGCCCACGCTGTGCGACTGGGTCACCAGCGCAGGGCGGACGGTTCACGCGGTGGGCAAGATCGGCGATATCTTCTCCATGCGGGGGATCAGCGATGTGGCCAAGGGGCCGGATGCGCTGTTGATGGAACACCTCCTCCGCTTGACGGAGGAGGCCGGGGACGGCAGCCTGACCTTTGCCAATTTCGTAGAATTCGACAGTCTTTATGGCCATCGGCGCGATGTCTCGGGCTATGCCCGCGCGCTGGAATGGTTCGACGCTGGTGTCGGGCAACTGCTGGACCGGCTGCGCCCCGGTGACATGCTGCTGATCACCGCCGACCATGGCAACGACCCGACCTGGCCCGGCACCGACCACACCCGCGAACGGGTTCCGGTGCTGATCGCCGGGCTGGGGCAAGGGGCCGGGGGGCAATGCGCCTTTGCCGATGTCGCCGCTACCGTCGCCGCCCATCTGGACGTGCCCGCCCAAGGGCCGGGAAGGAGTCTGATTTGA
- a CDS encoding adenosine deaminase, producing MDFAALPKLELHLHHEGAAPPDFIRRLGQEKSVNLEGVFDEAGNYAFRDFVHFLQVYEAATAVLKTPEDYARLTTAILEESAANGVIYTESFISPDFCGGGDVGAWREYLAAIREAADAAERAHGIVLRGIVTCVRHFGPEQAKRAALCAAETAGDWIVGYGMGGDEGKGRPRDFAWSYDLAREAGLRLTVHAGEWGGPRSVVEALDDLRVERIGHGVRAIEDPALVKRLARDGIVLEVCPGSNVSLGLYPDVARHPIRMLQEAGVRITVSTDDPPFFHTTMAQEYDALHRAFGWEAEAFAQIARTALDAAFCNEDTKVQIAKKLETA from the coding sequence ATGGATTTCGCCGCCCTGCCCAAGCTGGAGCTGCACCTGCATCACGAGGGCGCCGCCCCGCCCGATTTCATCCGCCGTCTGGGTCAGGAGAAATCGGTGAACCTGGAAGGAGTGTTTGACGAGGCGGGGAATTATGCCTTTCGCGACTTCGTGCATTTCCTCCAGGTTTACGAGGCCGCCACCGCCGTTCTGAAGACGCCGGAGGATTATGCCCGCCTGACCACCGCGATCCTGGAAGAAAGCGCCGCCAACGGCGTGATCTACACCGAAAGCTTCATCTCGCCGGATTTCTGCGGCGGTGGCGACGTTGGCGCCTGGCGCGAATACCTTGCCGCCATTCGGGAGGCAGCGGATGCCGCCGAACGCGCCCACGGCATCGTGTTGCGCGGCATCGTCACCTGCGTGCGCCATTTCGGCCCGGAGCAGGCGAAACGCGCCGCGCTGTGTGCGGCGGAGACGGCGGGCGACTGGATCGTCGGCTACGGCATGGGCGGCGATGAGGGGAAGGGCCGCCCGCGCGACTTCGCCTGGTCCTATGACCTGGCACGGGAGGCCGGGCTGCGCCTGACCGTCCATGCGGGCGAATGGGGCGGTCCACGCTCGGTGGTCGAGGCGCTGGATGATCTGCGCGTCGAACGCATCGGCCACGGTGTCCGCGCGATCGAGGATCCCGCCCTGGTGAAACGGCTGGCCCGCGACGGCATCGTGCTGGAGGTCTGCCCTGGCTCCAACGTGTCGCTGGGCCTCTACCCGGATGTGGCGCGCCACCCGATCCGCATGTTGCAGGAGGCGGGAGTGAGGATCACCGTCTCTACCGACGATCCGCCGTTCTTTCACACCACCATGGCGCAGGAATACGATGCCCTGCACCGCGCTTTTGGCTGGGAGGCCGAGGCGTTCGCGCAAATCGCCCGCACCGCCCTTGACGCGGCCTTCTGCAACGAGGACACGAAAGTCCAGATCGCCAAGAAGCTGGAGACCGCCTGA
- the upp gene encoding uracil phosphoribosyltransferase, which yields MSEEFNNLTVVKHPLVQHKLSFMRKADTSTGGFRRLLREISQLLAYEATRNLDMTTMRIDTPMEPMDAPVLDGKKLALISILRAGNGLLDGVLELIPAARVGFVGLYRDEETLQPVQYYFKVPDEMQNRLVIALDPMLATGNSSAAAVQLLKDAGATNIRFMCLLAAPEGVKRMQEAHPDVPIITASLDSHLNEKGYIVPGLGDAGDRMFGTK from the coding sequence ATGTCCGAAGAATTCAACAACCTCACCGTGGTGAAACATCCGCTGGTGCAGCACAAACTCTCGTTCATGCGCAAGGCCGATACCTCGACCGGGGGGTTCCGGCGCCTGCTGCGGGAGATCAGCCAGTTGCTGGCCTACGAGGCGACGCGCAACCTGGACATGACCACCATGCGCATCGATACCCCGATGGAGCCGATGGACGCCCCGGTTCTGGACGGGAAGAAACTGGCTCTGATCTCCATCCTGCGGGCGGGCAACGGGCTGCTGGACGGCGTACTGGAGCTGATCCCGGCGGCGCGGGTCGGCTTTGTCGGGCTGTACCGGGACGAAGAAACCCTGCAACCGGTGCAATATTACTTCAAGGTGCCCGACGAGATGCAGAATCGACTGGTCATCGCGCTGGACCCGATGCTGGCCACCGGCAACAGTTCCGCGGCCGCCGTGCAATTGTTGAAAGACGCCGGCGCGACCAATATCCGGTTCATGTGCCTGCTGGCCGCCCCCGAAGGGGTGAAGCGGATGCAGGAGGCCCATCCAGACGTGCCCATCATCACCGCGTCGCTGGACAGCCACTTGAATGAAAAGGGTTATATCGTTCCCGGACTTGGCGATGCAGGGGACCGGATGTTCGGCACGAAATAG
- a CDS encoding trifunctional transcriptional activator/DNA repair protein Ada/methylated-DNA--[protein]-cysteine S-methyltransferase: protein MMMTMPPFDTLYAALCARDAAFEGRAWVGVTSTGIFCRLTCPARKPKAANCRFLPSVARCMEEGYRPCKRCHPLRPAGTADPLIAKLVTALEATPDRRWTERCVAAMGHDPSTVRRVFKRHYGMTFLDMARQTRLRRGFEALKAGERVIDAQLEAGFDSASGFRTAFARLLGVAPGHLTGQELLRADWIATPLGPMIAVADQRSLHLLEFLDRKALPAELKKLRAAARGSLGLGRLPPTDWIATELERYFAGHLGRFETPVTLHGTPFARQVWQALREIPAGETRSYSRIARQIGRPEAVRAVARANGTNQLALIVPCHRVIGSDGSLTGYGGGLWRKERLIALERQSGAGGGVETDSTISSGTEDQATPNPDVAAQ from the coding sequence ATCATGATGACGATGCCCCCCTTTGACACGCTTTATGCCGCGCTCTGCGCCCGCGATGCCGCCTTCGAGGGGCGGGCCTGGGTCGGCGTGACCTCCACCGGGATATTCTGCCGCCTGACCTGCCCGGCGCGCAAACCCAAGGCGGCGAATTGTCGGTTCCTTCCTTCGGTCGCGCGCTGCATGGAGGAGGGGTACCGCCCCTGCAAACGCTGCCACCCGCTGCGTCCGGCCGGGACCGCCGATCCGTTGATCGCCAAGCTGGTCACGGCGTTGGAAGCCACGCCGGACCGACGCTGGACCGAGCGCTGCGTGGCGGCGATGGGGCATGACCCTTCGACCGTGCGGCGGGTGTTCAAACGCCACTACGGGATGACCTTTCTGGACATGGCGCGCCAGACCCGCCTGCGTCGCGGCTTCGAGGCGCTGAAGGCCGGGGAGCGTGTCATCGACGCCCAGCTGGAGGCCGGGTTTGACAGCGCCAGCGGATTTCGGACAGCCTTTGCGCGGCTATTGGGCGTAGCGCCGGGGCATTTGACCGGACAGGAATTGCTGCGCGCCGACTGGATCGCCACCCCGCTGGGGCCGATGATCGCCGTGGCCGATCAGCGCAGCCTGCACCTGCTGGAGTTCCTTGACCGCAAAGCCCTGCCGGCCGAGCTGAAGAAGCTGCGCGCGGCGGCGCGTGGTTCCCTGGGCCTGGGCCGCCTGCCGCCCACCGACTGGATCGCCACGGAGCTGGAGCGCTATTTCGCCGGACACCTTGGCCGGTTCGAGACGCCGGTGACCTTGCACGGCACGCCCTTTGCCCGGCAGGTCTGGCAGGCCTTGCGTGAGATCCCCGCCGGGGAGACGCGCAGCTATTCCCGCATCGCCCGACAGATCGGCCGGCCCGAGGCGGTGCGCGCCGTCGCCCGTGCCAACGGAACCAACCAGCTGGCGTTGATCGTGCCCTGCCACCGGGTGATCGGCTCCGACGGATCGCTGACCGGCTATGGCGGCGGGCTGTGGCGCAAGGAACGGCTGATCGCGCTGGAACGCCAGTCCGGGGCCGGGGGCGGTGTCGAAACCGACAGCACGATCAGCAGCGGTACAGAAGATCAGGCGACGCCAAACCCCGACGTCGCCGCGCAATAG
- a CDS encoding nickel/cobalt transporter encodes MTLLRQTEDRTAPRPLWFRLLPVIPLLGALWIAWLLWGQGGMARISVWAAEGQRDAQNAMAGTLRALRAGDPAALSALLGLCFTYGFFHAAGPGHGKILIGGYGLARRVSALRLAALALVSSLAQSASAVILVLAGVSALNLSREALVGVTEDWLAPASYGAIALIGLWLAFRGLRRLWRSLRPQGMSPGGTSPGAGARDQVHAHDLGTDPAHGHTHDHGENGTCECGHRHGPTVEEAENLRSFREAVLLIGAIAMRPCTGALFLMVLTWRMDILGAGIAGTFAIGLGVAMFTVTIALLSVFLRAGTAERLSAALPGALRPRRTLALLELLAGALIAIASGQLVLQALA; translated from the coding sequence ATGACCCTGCTTCGCCAGACCGAGGATCGCACGGCACCCCGTCCGCTGTGGTTCCGCCTTTTGCCGGTGATCCCGCTGTTGGGGGCGCTGTGGATCGCCTGGCTGCTGTGGGGCCAGGGCGGCATGGCGCGGATCTCCGTCTGGGCGGCGGAGGGCCAGCGCGATGCGCAGAACGCCATGGCCGGCACGTTGCGGGCGTTGCGCGCGGGCGATCCGGCGGCGCTGAGTGCGCTGTTGGGCCTGTGCTTTACCTATGGGTTCTTTCACGCGGCGGGGCCGGGCCATGGCAAGATCCTGATCGGCGGCTACGGGCTGGCGCGCCGGGTCAGCGCGTTGCGGCTGGCGGCGCTGGCGCTGGTCTCCAGCCTGGCGCAATCGGCCAGCGCGGTGATCCTGGTGCTGGCCGGGGTCTCGGCGCTGAATCTGTCGCGGGAGGCGCTGGTGGGCGTGACCGAGGATTGGCTGGCCCCGGCGTCCTATGGTGCGATCGCGCTGATCGGGCTTTGGCTGGCGTTTCGGGGCCTGCGGCGCCTGTGGCGCAGCCTGCGTCCGCAGGGCATGTCCCCTGGCGGTACCTCCCCTGGGGCCGGCGCCCGGGATCAAGTCCATGCGCATGACCTTGGCACCGATCCCGCTCACGGCCACACGCACGACCACGGAGAGAACGGGACCTGCGAATGCGGTCACCGGCATGGCCCCACGGTCGAAGAGGCCGAGAACCTGCGATCCTTTCGCGAGGCTGTGCTGCTGATCGGGGCGATTGCCATGCGCCCCTGTACCGGTGCGTTGTTCCTGATGGTGCTGACTTGGCGGATGGACATCCTGGGAGCGGGAATCGCGGGCACCTTTGCCATCGGGCTGGGCGTTGCGATGTTTACCGTCACGATCGCGCTGTTGTCGGTGTTCCTGCGCGCGGGAACGGCAGAGCGCCTTTCGGCCGCCCTGCCCGGAGCCCTCCGGCCCCGTCGAACACTCGCCCTGTTGGAATTGTTGGCCGGGGCGCTGATTGCCATCGCCTCCGGCCAACTTGTCCTTCAGGCGCTTGCCTGA
- a CDS encoding DUF1007 family protein, translated as MALTRRTPLALRTACCRLLAGLAAAALFQASPPAQAHPHIFIETALTLQVDTDGQLTGVEVSWAYDQMYSMLVLDDMALDPEYDGVLTGAEEARLSGFDLNWIEGFEGDLYLARDGAPVALEAPQNRGAQFEDGRVVSRHFRALTTPVPAAGLTVKAYDPSFYTAYDLGGGVTVTGPCRAAITKPVRTDSYVALAEKMAELPRDADDVPQVGETFAETITLTCGGRT; from the coding sequence ATGGCATTGACCCGACGTACCCCCTTGGCTCTCCGCACCGCCTGCTGCCGCCTGCTGGCCGGCCTGGCCGCGGCCGCATTGTTTCAGGCATCCCCGCCCGCGCAGGCCCATCCTCATATCTTCATCGAGACGGCGCTGACCCTCCAGGTGGATACCGATGGGCAACTGACCGGGGTCGAGGTGTCCTGGGCCTACGACCAGATGTATTCGATGCTGGTGCTGGACGACATGGCGCTGGATCCCGAATATGATGGCGTGCTGACCGGCGCGGAGGAGGCCCGCTTGTCCGGCTTCGACCTGAACTGGATCGAAGGGTTCGAGGGCGATCTGTACCTCGCCCGGGACGGTGCCCCCGTGGCGCTGGAAGCGCCGCAGAACCGGGGGGCGCAATTCGAGGACGGGCGCGTCGTGTCGCGCCATTTCCGCGCCTTGACCACACCGGTTCCAGCGGCGGGCCTGACGGTCAAGGCCTATGACCCGTCCTTCTACACCGCCTATGACCTGGGCGGTGGCGTCACCGTCACCGGCCCTTGCCGCGCCGCGATCACCAAGCCGGTCCGGACCGATAGCTACGTCGCGCTGGCCGAGAAGATGGCAGAGCTGCCGCGCGACGCCGATGACGTGCCGCAAGTCGGCGAAACCTTCGCCGAAACGATCACCCTGACCTGCGGAGGCCGCACATGA
- a CDS encoding Hint domain-containing protein — MAETTGAYDTGFLADLLKSPDTSSEGGTVSGILAGTRVATSVGWQLIENIREGDAVLTFDNGLRKVRAIKRTRLWEGDGLCPRQFQPFCVPAGALGNREEMLVLPRQGVLVESDAAENALGDPFVLVQVSALAGTCDIARRAPDAPIEVLTLHFDEDEIVFSSNGALCICPAVGDMLQRVFRITREETAEYRMLTTDTSAALIEDIAWELEEKWAMTLNGRRTRR; from the coding sequence ATGGCAGAAACGACCGGCGCATATGACACGGGCTTCCTGGCGGATCTTCTGAAATCACCGGACACCTCCTCGGAGGGTGGCACCGTGTCGGGCATTCTGGCCGGCACCCGCGTCGCCACCTCGGTCGGCTGGCAGCTGATCGAAAACATCCGCGAAGGCGATGCGGTCCTGACCTTTGACAACGGCCTGCGCAAGGTCCGCGCGATCAAGCGGACCCGCCTGTGGGAAGGCGACGGGCTGTGCCCGCGCCAGTTCCAGCCCTTTTGCGTGCCCGCCGGCGCCTTGGGCAACCGCGAGGAAATGCTGGTCCTGCCGCGCCAGGGCGTGCTGGTGGAAAGCGACGCGGCAGAGAACGCCTTGGGCGATCCCTTCGTCCTGGTTCAGGTCAGCGCACTGGCCGGAACCTGCGACATCGCGCGCCGCGCCCCCGACGCCCCGATCGAGGTGCTGACCCTGCATTTCGACGAGGACGAGATCGTGTTCTCCAGCAACGGCGCCCTGTGCATCTGCCCCGCCGTGGGGGACATGCTGCAACGGGTGTTCCGCATCACGCGCGAAGAAACGGCCGAATACCGTATGCTGACCACCGACACCTCTGCCGCCCTGATCGAAGACATCGCCTGGGAGCTTGAGGAAAAGTGGGCGATGACCCTGAACGGACGTCGCACACGCCGCTGA
- a CDS encoding AMP-binding protein, whose product MGWMADETGLGKTRANYVPLTPLTNLRRAAMIWPEREALVHGTFRITYRDYARRVSRLASALMARGVASGEVVATMLPNLPAQAEAHFGVPACGAVLNTINTRLEAGTVAYILDHGGARVLLIDPQFLSVAEEAFTLMEGPAPLVIEVADDQSGYPAGSKYTEYEALLAEGDPDFDWIMPEDEWESIALNYTSGTTGRPKGVVYHHRGAHQNAMGQILSWRMQLYPRYLTIVPLFHCNGWCHTWMIPLLGGTLICCRDITASALFDAFADEGVTHFGGAPIVLNMLINAREEERRSFPQMVEVFTAGAPPAPATLARIEQMGFNVTQVYGLTETYGPATECTWDDDLWGHLEGDDRAAVKARQGVPMPAFDQITVMDDRMTPVAADGTTQGEIMFRGNGVMKGYLKNPEATEQAFAGGYFHSGDIAVCHADGYVQIADRAKDIIISGGENISSVEVEGVLMAHPAVSLCAVVAQADDTWGEVPCAFVELKEGQTGDATEIIAFARSRLAGFKTPKAVIFGELPKTSTGKIQKFELRRRLQAG is encoded by the coding sequence ATGGGCTGGATGGCTGACGAGACGGGCCTGGGCAAGACCCGCGCCAATTACGTACCCCTCACCCCGCTGACCAACCTGCGCCGCGCGGCGATGATCTGGCCGGAGCGCGAAGCGCTGGTGCATGGCACCTTCCGCATCACCTATCGCGATTACGCCCGGCGGGTCAGCCGCCTTGCCTCGGCGCTGATGGCGCGGGGCGTGGCATCAGGGGAAGTGGTGGCCACGATGCTGCCCAACCTGCCCGCCCAGGCAGAGGCGCATTTCGGCGTGCCCGCCTGCGGTGCGGTGCTGAACACGATAAACACCCGGCTGGAGGCGGGGACCGTGGCCTATATCCTGGACCATGGCGGGGCCAGGGTGCTGTTGATCGATCCGCAATTCCTCTCCGTGGCAGAGGAGGCGTTCACCCTGATGGAAGGCCCCGCTCCACTGGTGATCGAGGTGGCAGATGACCAGTCGGGCTATCCCGCCGGAAGCAAATACACCGAATACGAGGCCCTTCTGGCAGAGGGCGATCCCGATTTCGACTGGATCATGCCCGAAGACGAGTGGGAGAGCATCGCCCTGAACTACACCTCCGGCACCACCGGCCGGCCCAAGGGCGTCGTCTATCACCATCGCGGCGCGCATCAGAACGCCATGGGCCAGATCCTGTCCTGGCGGATGCAGCTATATCCGCGCTACCTGACCATCGTGCCGCTATTCCATTGCAACGGCTGGTGCCACACGTGGATGATCCCGCTGCTGGGCGGCACGCTGATCTGCTGCCGCGACATCACCGCCAGCGCTCTCTTCGACGCATTCGCGGACGAGGGGGTGACCCATTTCGGCGGCGCTCCGATCGTGCTGAACATGCTGATCAACGCGCGGGAGGAGGAGCGCCGCAGCTTCCCCCAGATGGTGGAGGTCTTTACCGCCGGGGCGCCGCCTGCCCCCGCGACCCTCGCGCGGATCGAACAGATGGGGTTCAACGTGACGCAGGTCTACGGGCTGACCGAAACCTACGGCCCCGCCACCGAATGCACCTGGGACGACGATCTGTGGGGTCACCTGGAAGGCGACGACCGTGCCGCCGTCAAGGCCCGGCAGGGCGTGCCGATGCCGGCCTTTGATCAGATCACCGTGATGGACGACCGCATGACCCCGGTGGCCGCTGACGGCACGACGCAGGGAGAGATCATGTTTCGCGGCAACGGTGTGATGAAGGGCTATCTGAAGAACCCCGAAGCGACGGAGCAGGCCTTTGCCGGCGGGTATTTCCATTCCGGCGACATCGCCGTGTGCCATGCCGACGGATATGTCCAGATCGCCGATCGGGCCAAGGACATCATCATCTCCGGCGGGGAAAACATCTCCTCGGTGGAGGTGGAGGGGGTGCTGATGGCGCATCCCGCCGTGTCGCTGTGCGCCGTGGTGGCGCAGGCCGATGACACGTGGGGCGAAGTCCCCTGCGCCTTTGTCGAGCTGAAGGAGGGACAGACCGGCGATGCCACCGAAATCATCGCCTTTGCCCGCAGCAGGCTGGCCGGGTTCAAGACGCCCAAGGCGGTGATCTTCGGCGAATTGCCCAAGACATCGACCGGCAAGATACAGAAATTCGAACTGCGCCGCCGGTTGCAGGCGGGCTGA